From Pseudodesulfovibrio nedwellii:
CAATGAGCTGACATATGGATATTTTCGGATTTAACCCGAGCGACATGCTCAGCTTTTTTCTGACGCTTTTCCGAATAAGCGTGGTCCTTTTCCTTATGCCTTTTTTCGGCGGAAATTCTACCCCAAAAACAGTCAAGGCAGCCCTCGTTCTTGTGCTGTCCATGGCAGTTTGGCCACAACTATCTTTCCCCGGGACATTGATGCCCACAGGTTGGAATATCGTCATCATGTTTATTGGGGAACTGGTGCTCGGACTCATCCTTGGGTTGGTCGTCAATTTTTTGTTCGCTGCGGTTCAACTCGGTGGTCAAATCATCGGCTTCCAGATGGGTTTTGCCATGGTTAACGTTGTAGACCCTATTACAGGCACCAGCAACGCAGTCACCGCCCATTTTCTTTATATGACAACCATGCTGACATTTCTCGTCCTTAACGGACACCTCTACCTGCTTCAGGCAGTCGGTATGAGTTTTGAACACATTCCACCCGGTGGCCTCCTACTCAACAACCATCTGGCCACCGATATTTTCCAATTTTCAAACCTTATGTTCACCTTGGCGATCAAGATCGCAGCACCTATTATGGCCTCTCTTTTTCTGGTTGACCTCGCGCTGGCTCTTATCTCCAGAGTCGCTCCGCAAATGCATGTGCTCATTCTCGGCTTCCCCATTAAAATCACTGTTGGTTTTTTCTTTCTCGGCTTCATTTTAACTCTGATGTCTACATATGTAGGAGACTTCCTCCATACGCTCAACTACATGAACGAAACCATCATGAAATACGGATTGGTCGACACCCAATAGGGGGACAACATGATAGGCCAAGAAGATCCGAGTAAAACAGAAAAAGCTTCAACAAAGCGACGAAACAAACAACGCAATGAAGGCAATGTCGCCAAAGGGCAAGAAATCAGCAAAGTCATGGTCCTGCTTGCAGGTGTAATAGCCATGCGTGTCATGATTAACTATTACCATGAAGAATTTATCGAAATATACCG
This genomic window contains:
- the fliR gene encoding flagellar biosynthetic protein FliR, with translation MDIFGFNPSDMLSFFLTLFRISVVLFLMPFFGGNSTPKTVKAALVLVLSMAVWPQLSFPGTLMPTGWNIVIMFIGELVLGLILGLVVNFLFAAVQLGGQIIGFQMGFAMVNVVDPITGTSNAVTAHFLYMTTMLTFLVLNGHLYLLQAVGMSFEHIPPGGLLLNNHLATDIFQFSNLMFTLAIKIAAPIMASLFLVDLALALISRVAPQMHVLILGFPIKITVGFFFLGFILTLMSTYVGDFLHTLNYMNETIMKYGLVDTQ